The Desulfovibrio fairfieldensis sequence ATGGTGCGGCCCCTGTGCAGGAAGAAACGTGTGCCGTGAAAACGCATGGCGTCGGGGTGCGCCTTGAGGTAGGCGCGGCTCAGCGCCATCATGTCGCGGGCCGTGGTTTTCTGCCCTGCGGCGGGCAGGCCGGTGGGATTCTTGAACAACGTGCGGCGCATGCCCAGAGCGCGGGCCTTGCGGTTCATCTGGCGCACGAAAATCCGGCTGTTGCCGTGGACGTGCTGGGCCACGGTCATGGCCGCGTCATTGCCCGAGGCCACGGCCATGCCGGTAAGCAGGCGCACCAGGGGCACGCGTTCACCGGCGCGCAGATGCATGGACGAGCCGCCCGTGGCGGCGGCCTGGCGGCTGACCTTCACTTTCCGGTTGAGGGAAATACGGCCTGCCTTGACCGCGTCCAGGGTCAGAAACATGCTCATGAGCTTGGTCAGCGAGGCGGGCGGAATGGCCGTGTCGGCGCTTTGCTCATACAGCACGCGGCCCGTGTTCAGATTGACCAGAATTGCCGAGCGCACGGGCAGTGCGGCCCGGGCCGGGATGCAAAGGGACAGGGAGAGGCCCAGACAAAGCAGCAGGCAAAACAGCGCCCTGCGCGGACGGCCGGAAAGGGCGTCGCACGGCCCTCGCCGGAGCCGCTTCGTTTGCTGCTGAAGCGCTGTGCTGCGGGAATTACTCATGGGTCCTGTAAAAATAGTTGGCTTCTTCCACCGCCTGCATGGCAAAAGCCAGCAGGACGGGCCCGGCAATGAGTCCCACCGGCCCGAAACTTGCCAGGCCGCAGAGGATGGCGAGGATCAGGACAAAGAAAGGGGCCTTGATGCCCTGACGCAGAAACAGGGGCCGCAGCACGTTGTCCACGCCCGCCACGGCCAGCATGCCCCAGAGAGCCAGGCCCACGGCGGCCATGGTTTTGCCGGTGAACCAGAGGGAAAGGCAGAGCGGCAGCCAGACCAGGGCCGTGCCCACCACGGGGATGGGGGCCACCAGGGTAGCCAGCATGCCCCAGAAAGCGGGCTGGTTGAAACCGGCCACGGCAAAGCCGATGCCGCAGAGAAAGCCCTGGGCCAGGGCTACCAGCACGATGCCCAGCATAATGCCCCGCAGGGCGCGGTGAATGGCGCTGATGAAGCGCCGCAGCAGAGCCTGCGGCAGATGGAATATCCGGCAGGTGACCTTGCGGATGCGCCGGGAATAGACCGTGAACAGCACCGTGAGCGTCAGAAAGAGAAAGGTGGTCCAGAACGCGGTCATGGTGCCGCCCAAAAAGCCGAAACTCCGGCTGACCAGCATGGTCACGGCGTCGCCGAAAAGCGTGTCCAGATTGTGCAGGAAGTCGTTGACCGCCTTTTCGATGCTTGGATATTCGGTCAGGCTCAGCCGCCAGTGCTGGATATGCTCCACCCACTGGGGCGGCAGTTGAAAATTGTTGGCCTGGAGTTCGCGCAGCCGCGCCAGCCCGGCGACGGCCTGCGGCGACACCAGCAGGGCCAGGATGGCGATGGGCACGAACAGGCCGGAGAAAATGGCCGCGATATAGCCGCAGAGCGGCATGTGGTGTGAAAACCTGATAAGAAAACGCCGTCCGCGCGAGTCAGGCTCATGGCGCTCCAGGCGGACGCGCCAAGCGCTGGCCCTCTGCCGGAGGCGCCGGTAAAAGGGCAAGGTCAGGCAGGAGAAACAGCCGGCCATGAAGATGGTGATGGGGTTGGGCCAGAGCAGCAGATACCAAGCCAGCGCAGCCAGAAGGTAAAGCAGGCGCGGCAAAAATACGGTCATATATCAAGCCTTTGTGGTGCCCGAGCGCCTTTCGCGGCACCGGGCGGTCTTGTGCGACGTTAGAGCATTTTCACAATGAAATTACTCTGTACTGTTAGAATGCTCAGCCTTGTGAAACAAGGCCCGCGAGATTTCCGCAGGCGGGCTTTGCCCGTCGTTAAGCGGAAATCTCAAGCGTAATCCGTTTTGGAGAACGTGCAAACCTAGCAGACCTTGCCGGGCTCTGCCAAGCCCCAAGAGCGAGGGGACGCGGCGCCCTCCTTGCCGGGCCGCGCGTTGCATTGCGTCCGCCCCTGCCGTACCATGCCCGCATGAGCGACGTTTTGCCCACACAGCCGTCCGGTTCGGTCGCCCTGACGGTAATCCTGATCTGCCGGGGAGAGGAGCCGCCCGTTGCCTGTCTGGAGGGTCTGGTTCAGGCCGGGGCCGGAGAAACGGCGGTGCTCTGCTGTTGCCCGGCGGGCTTGGAAAGTCCGGTGCGGGCAATGGGAAAAAGCTTGTTGCGCCGGGGAGCCCTGACCGGCTTTGATTGCCTGTCGCCGACGCCGGGAGAAGACTGGCGCATGGCCGTCAACGCGGCTGCGGGCGCGGCAGGCAGTCCTTTTTTGTTTTTTCTTTCCTCGGATGTGCTCCTGGAACCCGGCTCTCTGGCACCCCTGCTGGATAGACTGGCGGCGGATTCCGGCCTGGCCGGGCTCAATCCCCTGCTGCTTGCGCCGGAGGGCGGCCCGGAGAATAACGGCCCGCGCCGGGTTCGCCATCTGGGCAGCGTGGCCGACAGCCAGGGGCGGTTGCACTATTTATATGAAGGCCTGCCGGCCGCCCATCCTCTGGCCGCGCGGCGGCGCGTTTTTCAACTGGCCCATGACGCTGCTCTGCTTGTGCGGCGAGAGGATTTTCTGGCTGTGGGCGGGTTCAGGCCGGGCCTGGAAGGTCTGGCCGGTCCGGATCTCTGCCTGCGCCTGCGGGACACGCGCGGCGGCTTTTCCACGGAACCCGCGTCCAGGGCCGTACTGCGCGACGCTTTCGACGCCTGGAAAACCTGTGGTTTGTGGAACAGCCTGCTGCAACGCGGTCGCCTGGAGCCGGACCTGCTGCAACCGGACTACCATTGCCAGGTTCAGGCTGACGGCCTGGAATACGGCCTTACGCCCTGGCTGGCGGAAGGTCCCCGCGACCTGCCCCTGGAGGCGGCGGAAGGTTCCTCTGACGCGGCCTGGCTGCGTTGGCGGCATGCGCCGGAACCCGCCGCGCTCCTGCATCTGCTGCGCCTTCTGCCGCCGGAGAAACGCGCCCCGGCTGTGAGCCTCTGCCGTGAACTGCCGTCCAGCCTGCCGCGCGCTTTTGCCTGGTATACAGCCCTGGCGGCCCGGCTGGAGGCCTTCGGCGAGCGTGAAAATCTGTCACGGTTCAGGGATGAGGCCCGCGCCTGGCGGACCCGGGCCCGGCGTTTTCATCACGGCCTGCTCAGACCGGGCCTGCGGGCCCTGGCCGGGGCGGGGCTTTACGCCTGTTCTCTGGATAACGCGCCTTCCGTGTATGACGCCTGGCTGGAACTGCGCGAGAATGCGTCCCCGGCTGAAGGCCCAGGCGTACAAGACTTGCGCGTGGAACGCGCCTGGCCGGAAATCGCCGTGCTCATGCCGGTCTGGAATCCCGAACCCGCGTTTCTGCGCGCGGCCCTGGATTCCGTACTGGCCCAGAGCTACGGTCACTGGCAGCTCTGCCTGGCCGACGACGCCTCCACCAGACCGGAAGTGCCGGAACTGCTGCGTTCCTATGCCGCGCGGGACAAACGCATCAGGCTGGTCCTCCGGGAACGGAACGGGCATATCTCGCGGGCGAGCAACAGCGCCCTGGCTTTGGCGGACGCGCCGTGGGCGGCCTTTCTGGATCACGACGATCTGCTGGCTCCGGACGCCCTGCTGGAAGTGGCCCGCCACACGGCGGAACGTCCCGGCCTGCGCTTGCTGTACAGCGATGAGGACAAGATCGACGTCCACGGCGTGCGGCGCACGCCGGTGTTCAAGGCGGCATTTGATTTCGACCTGCATTGCACCGGCCATCTCTCGACCTATGCCGTCGAGATATTGCGCGAAGTCGGCGGTCTGCGCCCCGGCTTTGAAGGCTCGCAGGATTTTGATCTGAGCCTGCGCGTGACCGAAAAGCTCAGGCCGGAGGAAATCGCCCACATCCCGCGCATTCTTTACCACTGGCGGATTCATGCGGGCAGCACCACTGCCGGAGTGGGGGCCAAGCCCTACGTGCTGGAAGCCACACGCCGGGCTCTGGCCGAAAGCGCGCAACGACGGGGCCTTGCCGCCACTGTTATGCCCGCGGGCAAAAACAATTTTTTCAAGCTGGCCCTGGCCGTGCCGCCGGAACTGCATTGCAGCGTGATTCTGCTGGCCGACGCGCCGGGGCCTCTGACGCCGGGCCTGGCGAAATCCCTGCACGGGCTGGCCCGGCGGTTGCGCCTGGAAATGCTCTGGCAGCCGCTGCATCCGTCGGCGCAGCCCGCGAAACAAACCGGTGTCGGGCTGCGTCAGGAGATGCGCGTCCTGCCGTTCGCCGGGCCGCACTGGGCCACAGCCTGCCGGGCGTCCGCCCAGGCCGCCACGGGAGAGGTATTGCTTTTTCTGCACGCCGGTCTGACGCCGGTGGGGGATTGCCGCCCCGAACAGCTGGCGGCGCTGGCGCTACGGCCCGACCTGGCCCTGGTGGGCGGCTGTGTCTGGAAAGGCGGGCGGCTTCGGCACGCGGGTCTCTATCCCGATGTGACGGGCCTGCCGTTTCCCTTGCAGCGTGGAGCCGCGCCCGAGCTGCTGCCCTCGCTCTGCTGGGGACAGTTGCTGTTGACGCGGCGGGCATTGGCGTCTTCCTGGTGCTGCATGGCCGTCCGGCGAAAGGATTTTCTGGAGAGCGGCGGCTTTGACCCCGCGTCAGGAGCTCTGGCCGGGGCGGACTACGGCCTGCGCCGGGAAGGGCAGGGCCTGTTTACCCTGATCTCGCCCTGGGGCCAGTGGGTGTTGGAGAATGGGGCAGGGGGAGTTGGAGAGGAAACACTGACGCCCCAGGCCCGGGAATGCTTTCTCCGCCGCTGGGGCGACATTGTGCGCGGCCACGGGCTGAGGAATCCGCAGTTGCGCGCCGCGCCCGACTACGGCTGGACCTTGGAAAGTTGACGCTGCCCTCAATCTGCGGCGGGAACGCGGTCCATCATTACTCTCTTTATCCCTAGCGCTGCTGTCCTTATCTGTACGGCTCCTGCGTCGCCTACAGTTAAAGCAACGCTCGCTTTGCCCGCGAACGGCTAAAGGCTCCTTGCTTTCGGGCGCGGGCGTCTGCTTACGCAGCCGCCAGGGCAATTTCACTTTGAAATTGCCCTGGATATGGACGGGGCATAAGTCCCGGCGGGCTTTTAGAGCGTTTTGCGCCTGAAATTATCGCTTAACGGCGAAGTAAATTCGCCTTGCGATAATTTCGCGGTGCGGATTTTCCCTGAAAATCCGCACCGCGCGTTGAGATATTTTCAATATCAAAACGCTCTAAAAAGCGCTCATGGACCAAGGCTGCGGCATATGGCATGCCGGTCTTGGTCCATGAGCGCTTTTTATTTGTGGAACGGATCCGTTCTTCGAGAGCCGTCAGCTGTTCAGCCCAGCACCTTGCTGCCGTTAAAGGCGATGCTCACCACTTCATAGGTGACGCGGCCGCGCGGGATTTCCACCGTGACCTCGTCGCCTTCTTCCTTGCCCAGCAAAGCCTGGCCCACAGGCGAGAGAAAAGAGATGGACCCCTTGCTTGGATCGGCCTCGTCCGGGCCGAGGATGGTAAAGTTACGGCTTTCGCCGCTGTCCACATCCTCCACTTCCACGGTGGAGCCGAAGATGACTTTGTCGCCGCTGAGTTTGTCCAGGTCAACGACCTGATAGAGCGCCAGACGCGATTCAATATATTTGATGCGCGCCTCGGCCATGCCCTGGCGCTCGCGCGCGGCGTCGTAGCCCGCGTTTTCGCGCAGGTCGCCTTCTTCTCTGGCTTCTTTGATGGCCTGGATGATGGCCGGGCGCTCGCTCTTCAGGCGGGCCAGCTCTTCTTCCAGTTTTTTATAGCCTTGCACGGAAATGGGAATGCTTGTCATGTCCAACCTCACAGCGCACAAAAAAAGCCTCCGCTGCCGGGCAGCGGAGCACCTGCGCGATTTTTTTGCTGAAAAAAACTTTTGGAGTGCGGCAGACGCAGCAAAAACCCTCACCGGCTAAAACCGATCGAGGGACATCAGCGTGACTGCGGACTCACCATAACCGTTGCCCGCGTTGTGGTCAAGCTCCGGAAGATTTTTTCACAACAATGGAGGATGATGGGCCGGTGCGGCCTTCCGGGCTTGCGCGCCGGGGGCGCGGCGTATATGCTGAAAAGGATGTAAGAACCGCGCTCCGGCGCGTTATCGTAGCTCACGGGATGCCATGAAAAAATACCTGCGTTACCTGGGGCCCATTCTGATCACCGCTATTTTTCTGTTGGCGGTCTATCTTCTGTATAATAAGCTCAAAGCCTACAGCATCGCCCAGATCCGAGAGAGCATCCTGCAGATTTCCTATGGCCGTATCGGCCTCTCTCTGGTTCTCATGGTCATCAATTATATGATCCTGGTGGGCTATGACTGGCTGGCGCTCAAAGCCATCCATAAGCAACTGCCCCTGCCGCGCGTGGCCCTGGTTTCCTTTGTGGGCCAGGCCGTCAGCTATAATTTCGGCGCGCTGCTGGGCGGCACCAGCGTGCGCTACCGTTTCTATTCGGCCTGGGGTTTTTCCCTGACGGACATCGTGCGTCTGGTGCTCATGCTGGCCGTGACCTTCTGGGTGGGCGCGCTGGGCCTGTGCGGGATCATCTTCATGATCGCCCCGCCGGTGATTCCCGACGAGTTGTTGAGGCACATGCCCATCGCGGATGTGCGTATTCTGGGCGTGATTCTGTTTATGGTCGCCTGTTCCTACCTGGTGCTCTGTTTCACGGTGCGCAAGCCGGTACATATTTTCGGCAAGGAGTTCGTCTTTCCCGCGCCGCACATCGCCGTGGCCCAGTTCATTGTGGCCGGGGTGGACATCGTTGCCGCCGCGGCCTGCATGTACGTGCTGCTGCCCGGCGACATGGGCGTCAGCTTCCTTGATTTTCTGCCCAGCTATCTCATGGCCCAGGTGGCCGTGGTGCTGACCCACATCCCCGGCGGCGTGGGCGTGTTCGAACTGGTCATCCTGCACCTTACCCACACGTCCCACGAGCAGATGGTCTTTGCCGCCGTGCTGCTCTTCCGGCTCATCTACTATATTATACCGCTCCTGGCCGCGGCGGTGCTGCTGGCCGTATACGAGGCCCGCCAGCGCCGCCACATGCTGCGCGAGGCCGGGCGCTGGCTTTCGGTGCTCTCGCACTCTATCGCGGCCTATACGGCTTTTGTGGGTGGTCTGATTCTGCTGGTGTCGTCCACCTTGCCCACTCTGCCGCACAGCGTGGCCCTGCTCACCACGTATCTGCCCAAAAGTGCGCTGGCCGTGGGGCACTTCATCTGCGCTTTTTCCGGCGCCGCTCTGCTTTTTCTCTCCTATGGACTGGAGCGGCGGCAGGCCCGCGCCTTCAAGCTGGTTGTGACTTTTCTGATTCTGGGCATTGCGGGTGCGCTGCTCAAGGGCTTTTCCTGGGAAGTGGCCCTGATGGCCAGCGTGGTGCTGCTGGCCGTCTGTCTGGCGCGGCGGCGTTTTTACCGCTCGTCCTTTTTCTGGGAGGAACCCATTCCCCTCTACTGGCTGGTCGGGGCTCTGGGCGCGCTGGGGCTGATCTTCTTTCTGGGCTGGGCCATTTACCACCCGGCCTGGGACCGGGCGGCGAGCTGGGGCTTTGAACGGCCCTTCAATGCCTCGCGGACCTTGCGGGCCTTTCTGGGCATTATCGTGGCCCTGCTGGCTTCCTGGGTCTGGCGGGTGACGCTGCGGCGCAGGCAGCGTCGCAAGAAGTAGGCTTTTTCAGGGACGGTTTAATGAGGTTTGACCTCAGAGCAAATCCCGTTCCTGGGTCGTAACGGGCCGGGCTACTCTGCGGTCAGCGGCGCGAAAATGGCTTCGCGTTCGGCTTGCAACACCTCGGGCAGGCGGGCGATCAGTTCCCCAACCTGGGTGGCCGGGGTGGGAGCGCAGTGCCGGGCCAGCAGACGCGTGGCCCGCGCGGCGGAAAGCGCCGCCCGGCAGAGGGGCAGGCCCCCGGCCAGAAAAGCCGTGACCAGGCCCGTAACCAGATCGCCCGTACCGCCGATGCATTCCATGGCCGCTGCCGACGGCTCCGTCACCGTAGCCCTGATTTCCCCATTACAGACGATATAATCGGCCTGACCCTTAATAATAAGGTTGGACGGGCAATTGCCGTGTTGCCGCGCGCGTGCCAGCAGGCCGGGGACATCCTCTTCTTCGGCCAGCAGAAAGCCTCGCGTATAGAAAGGGTGAGGCGCTTTTTCGTCGGCAAGGAAGGCCAGTTCTCCCAGGTCCGGCGTGAAAAGGTCATAGGCGTCGGCATAGCCGCTCATCTTGGCCACGTACATGAAGCCCGCGTCGGCCGCCAGCAGCGGCTTGCGTTCAAGGGCCTGGAGGGCCATGAGCACGCGATTGTGCCAATCCAGATCCGGGAAGAGATAGTGGAAGGTCAGACCCGCCAGCCAGCCAACCTGGCCGCCGGTTCGGCCGCCTGCCGGACAGTCTGTCCGGCTGCCCGGCGCGGCGGCCAGTTCCGGCAGATGTTCCTCCAGCCAGGCGTAGACGGCCCGGCTGCCCGTGCCCGAGCCGGTATCTCCGGCCAGAAGCAGGCCCGGCGCGGGAAAATCGCAGGATGCGCAGGCCAGCAGCGCCGTGGCCGCCAGAGCCGCCGTGCCGCGCCGCACAGGCACGCGGCGTCCGTCGGGCAGAAGCAGCGCGTCGCCGTCCACCCGGCTTTGTGCTGTAACGGCGTCCGGGGTCAGGGCGAAATCCGCATCAGGAACAGTACCCACGATCAGCCACATGCGCGTTGCCTCCGTAATTCCTCAAAAGCCTTCTGCAAACTGTAGCAGCAGAGCGTCTGCCCCAGGCTCAGGGGCTCCGGCGCTTCGGAAAGCCGCAGGCCGCACAGGCGTTGGGCCAGCCAGGGCACGTCCGGGCAGCCGCCGCCGGAAATATTGACGATGCGTTCGTCCGCCGTGTCAATGGTGATTTTCATATTGGCCGCGCGCACCATGAGCCAGCGGCCCAGGCGCTTGGTCTGGAACAGAGATACGGGCTCCAGCAGCACGTCATGGGCGCTGACGACCTGCTCGGGTTCAATGCCGGCCTGCTTGAGGCGTTCCAGCACCGCCGCCTGGCTGAGCAGAGGAAAAACCACCACCATGTCGCAGCCGGTGCGCAACCGGGGCGGCGGTCCTTTGACCTCCACCGTGAAACCGGCCTCACGCAGAGTACGCTCGGCCCTGATCACCTCGCCGGTGTGGGCGAAGACCAGCAGACCCCGGTCGTTGAGGCCATGCCTGGCGTTACCGGCTTCTTCGACGGGCTTCCCGGAGCGCCAGGCGCGCCGCAGGCCGCCGCACAGCCGGGCGAACCATGAATTTCGTGTTTGCGTCATAGTTTCCTCCGGGCCGGATTCGCTTGGAAGATATTCCGGCGGGGGAGGGTGCGGATTGCACGCCTCCCTCTGCCGGGTCCAGAGCAATTCACGTTTGAAATGTGTACATTTCAAACGCAAGATGCTGTAAAAGAAACTCAGGCTTTGGCGACGTTCAGCCGGGTCACGCCCTGGCCTTCATCCAGGGTTTCCACGCTGAAGCCATGATTGCGGGCAGCGCGGCTCACGTTCTCGCGGCTGGCGTCGTTGTCCACCAACACGCTGAACGGGCCGTCGGCGTTTTCCCTGACGGCGGTCAGAAAAAGCAGAACCGGTTGCGGGCAGGAAAGCCCGCGCGTATCAATAAGAGTGGACATCAGGCACCTCGCTTGCAGTTGTAAAAGCCGATGAACAGGCAGATGACCAGTCCGCTGAGCGTGGCGGCGGCCCCGTGCGGGCCGATGCCCGCGCCGCTGGAGGCCATGCCGAAATTGTGGGCCATGGCCGTGCCCACGATCAGACCCACGGCGAACACGGCGGCATCGTTGTCCCCTTCGCCGGCCATGAAGAGCTGGCGTCCGGGGCATCCTCCGGCCAGAGCGAAAGCCAGCCCGGCGGTGACCATGCCCAGGAAGTTCCAGAGGTCGTCGGGCTGGGCGATGGGCTGGTTTTCAAAGCCCCAGTGAAAGGAGCCCAGGCTCAGGTTGAGCGCCAGGGCCGCGACCAGCATGGCCAGGAAGCCCAGGGCCAGATGCCATTGGTTGAACAACATCACATCGCGCAACGCGCCCATGGTGCAGAAACGGCTGCGCTGGGCCAGAAATCCCACAAGCAAGCCCGCGCCCAGGGAAAGCAGAAAGGGAGCATGCTGGGAGCCGGGTCCCTTGATGGAGTAGAAAAGTACGCCGCTTTGCGGCTGGCCAGGAATCTGAGGGTCCATGAGATAGAGGACAACCAGGCTGAGCATGATGCCGGGCAGGACCAGGCCGGAAATTTTGCCCTGGTTCTGGCTGCGGCCCAGGGAAAAGCCCTTGCGGAAGAAGAGCACGCCGATGCCCACGCCCACGATGAGCCCGCCCAGACCGAAAAGGGCATGGGCGTCGCCGCCTGCCAGGCGCAGAATCACGCGCCAGGGGCAGCCCAGAAAGACCAGAGCGCCGATGCCCGCGATGGCTCCCAGCAGGAAACGGACGATGGGCGAGGAGCCGCCGCGCGGTTTGTATTCGCCGAAAGCCAGCGCGGCTGTGAAGGCCCCCAAAACCATGCCCAGGATTTCCGGACGCAGATACTGGACAACGGCGGCCCGGTGCAGGCCCACCGCTCCCGCGATGTCGCGGTTGAAGCAGACCACGCAGATGCCCATATTGCCCGGATTGCCCGAATGCTGGAGCAGAATCGCCAGAGCGCCGAAAATCAGGCCCGTGACCGCAATGCCCGTGGTGGTGGAAAGAATGTTGAATCCCGATTTCATGAAAATCCCCCAGGTTATGGGCGCGCATGCGCCCGTTGCGAACGCCGGTCAGTCATACTGACCGGCTACGCGGACGGGGATTTCAGAAAATCAGGCCTGCCGGATGAGGAAAAAACGCAATTTCCCGCGCCGCCGTCCGCATACGCTCCACGCCGTGAAGCACAGTGTTTTGCGTCAGGTCTGGTGCAGAAACATGGCCGTTTCCTCACAGGCTTGCGCGCGCCGGGGCGCGCCGGAACAGCGGGATGCCGTTCCATAAGAGGTGCAAAAGAAGCGTCAAAACGGGGTTAACTGTCGCCGAGACGTACCGCGTCCTCGCCGTCGCGTTCTTCCAGCAGCACGTCCACATGCTCGTGGCGGCTGGTGTTGACCACCCTGCCCACGTAGTCGGCGTGGATGGGCAATTCGCGGTGGCCCCGGTCAATGAGCACCAGCAGTTCCACGGCCCTGGGGCGGCCGTAGTCCAGCAGGGCCTCCAGGGCCGCGCGGACGGTGCGTCCGCTGAAGAGCACGTCGTCCACCAGCAGGATCACGCGCTCGTCCACGCTGCCGGGAATATTGGACTGGCCGATGTGCGGCTTGCCCTCAAGGCTGGTCCAGTCGTCGCGGTACAGGTTGATGTCCAGCGTGCCCAACGGCACCGG is a genomic window containing:
- a CDS encoding D-alanyl-D-alanine carboxypeptidase family protein, with product MSNSRSTALQQQTKRLRRGPCDALSGRPRRALFCLLLCLGLSLSLCIPARAALPVRSAILVNLNTGRVLYEQSADTAIPPASLTKLMSMFLTLDAVKAGRISLNRKVKVSRQAAATGGSSMHLRAGERVPLVRLLTGMAVASGNDAAMTVAQHVHGNSRIFVRQMNRKARALGMRRTLFKNPTGLPAAGQKTTARDMMALSRAYLKAHPDAMRFHGTRFFLHRGRTMRNTNALLGSVAGVNGLKTGWTVASGYNIVITAQRGKTRLLAVVLGGNSKDRRDSSARRLIEAGFRHPSSPKQVQRALGRRR
- a CDS encoding AI-2E family transporter — encoded protein: MTVFLPRLLYLLAALAWYLLLWPNPITIFMAGCFSCLTLPFYRRLRQRASAWRVRLERHEPDSRGRRFLIRFSHHMPLCGYIAAIFSGLFVPIAILALLVSPQAVAGLARLRELQANNFQLPPQWVEHIQHWRLSLTEYPSIEKAVNDFLHNLDTLFGDAVTMLVSRSFGFLGGTMTAFWTTFLFLTLTVLFTVYSRRIRKVTCRIFHLPQALLRRFISAIHRALRGIMLGIVLVALAQGFLCGIGFAVAGFNQPAFWGMLATLVAPIPVVGTALVWLPLCLSLWFTGKTMAAVGLALWGMLAVAGVDNVLRPLFLRQGIKAPFFVLILAILCGLASFGPVGLIAGPVLLAFAMQAVEEANYFYRTHE
- a CDS encoding glycosyltransferase yields the protein MSDVLPTQPSGSVALTVILICRGEEPPVACLEGLVQAGAGETAVLCCCPAGLESPVRAMGKSLLRRGALTGFDCLSPTPGEDWRMAVNAAAGAAGSPFLFFLSSDVLLEPGSLAPLLDRLAADSGLAGLNPLLLAPEGGPENNGPRRVRHLGSVADSQGRLHYLYEGLPAAHPLAARRRVFQLAHDAALLVRREDFLAVGGFRPGLEGLAGPDLCLRLRDTRGGFSTEPASRAVLRDAFDAWKTCGLWNSLLQRGRLEPDLLQPDYHCQVQADGLEYGLTPWLAEGPRDLPLEAAEGSSDAAWLRWRHAPEPAALLHLLRLLPPEKRAPAVSLCRELPSSLPRAFAWYTALAARLEAFGERENLSRFRDEARAWRTRARRFHHGLLRPGLRALAGAGLYACSLDNAPSVYDAWLELRENASPAEGPGVQDLRVERAWPEIAVLMPVWNPEPAFLRAALDSVLAQSYGHWQLCLADDASTRPEVPELLRSYAARDKRIRLVLRERNGHISRASNSALALADAPWAAFLDHDDLLAPDALLEVARHTAERPGLRLLYSDEDKIDVHGVRRTPVFKAAFDFDLHCTGHLSTYAVEILREVGGLRPGFEGSQDFDLSLRVTEKLRPEEIAHIPRILYHWRIHAGSTTAGVGAKPYVLEATRRALAESAQRRGLAATVMPAGKNNFFKLALAVPPELHCSVILLADAPGPLTPGLAKSLHGLARRLRLEMLWQPLHPSAQPAKQTGVGLRQEMRVLPFAGPHWATACRASAQAATGEVLLFLHAGLTPVGDCRPEQLAALALRPDLALVGGCVWKGGRLRHAGLYPDVTGLPFPLQRGAAPELLPSLCWGQLLLTRRALASSWCCMAVRRKDFLESGGFDPASGALAGADYGLRREGQGLFTLISPWGQWVLENGAGGVGEETLTPQARECFLRRWGDIVRGHGLRNPQLRAAPDYGWTLES
- the greA gene encoding transcription elongation factor GreA, whose product is MTSIPISVQGYKKLEEELARLKSERPAIIQAIKEAREEGDLRENAGYDAARERQGMAEARIKYIESRLALYQVVDLDKLSGDKVIFGSTVEVEDVDSGESRNFTILGPDEADPSKGSISFLSPVGQALLGKEEGDEVTVEIPRGRVTYEVVSIAFNGSKVLG
- a CDS encoding lysylphosphatidylglycerol synthase domain-containing protein — encoded protein: MKKYLRYLGPILITAIFLLAVYLLYNKLKAYSIAQIRESILQISYGRIGLSLVLMVINYMILVGYDWLALKAIHKQLPLPRVALVSFVGQAVSYNFGALLGGTSVRYRFYSAWGFSLTDIVRLVLMLAVTFWVGALGLCGIIFMIAPPVIPDELLRHMPIADVRILGVILFMVACSYLVLCFTVRKPVHIFGKEFVFPAPHIAVAQFIVAGVDIVAAAACMYVLLPGDMGVSFLDFLPSYLMAQVAVVLTHIPGGVGVFELVILHLTHTSHEQMVFAAVLLFRLIYYIIPLLAAAVLLAVYEARQRRHMLREAGRWLSVLSHSIAAYTAFVGGLILLVSSTLPTLPHSVALLTTYLPKSALAVGHFICAFSGAALLFLSYGLERRQARAFKLVVTFLILGIAGALLKGFSWEVALMASVVLLAVCLARRRFYRSSFFWEEPIPLYWLVGALGALGLIFFLGWAIYHPAWDRAASWGFERPFNASRTLRAFLGIIVALLASWVWRVTLRRRQRRKK
- a CDS encoding NAD(P)H-hydrate dehydratase; protein product: MWLIVGTVPDADFALTPDAVTAQSRVDGDALLLPDGRRVPVRRGTAALAATALLACASCDFPAPGLLLAGDTGSGTGSRAVYAWLEEHLPELAAAPGSRTDCPAGGRTGGQVGWLAGLTFHYLFPDLDWHNRVLMALQALERKPLLAADAGFMYVAKMSGYADAYDLFTPDLGELAFLADEKAPHPFYTRGFLLAEEEDVPGLLARARQHGNCPSNLIIKGQADYIVCNGEIRATVTEPSAAAMECIGGTGDLVTGLVTAFLAGGLPLCRAALSAARATRLLARHCAPTPATQVGELIARLPEVLQAEREAIFAPLTAE
- a CDS encoding DUF3343 domain-containing protein, coding for MTQTRNSWFARLCGGLRRAWRSGKPVEEAGNARHGLNDRGLLVFAHTGEVIRAERTLREAGFTVEVKGPPPRLRTGCDMVVVFPLLSQAAVLERLKQAGIEPEQVVSAHDVLLEPVSLFQTKRLGRWLMVRAANMKITIDTADERIVNISGGGCPDVPWLAQRLCGLRLSEAPEPLSLGQTLCCYSLQKAFEELRRQRACG
- a CDS encoding sulfurtransferase TusA family protein, translating into MSTLIDTRGLSCPQPVLLFLTAVRENADGPFSVLVDNDASRENVSRAARNHGFSVETLDEGQGVTRLNVAKA
- the yedE gene encoding YedE family putative selenium transporter; translated protein: MKSGFNILSTTTGIAVTGLIFGALAILLQHSGNPGNMGICVVCFNRDIAGAVGLHRAAVVQYLRPEILGMVLGAFTAALAFGEYKPRGGSSPIVRFLLGAIAGIGALVFLGCPWRVILRLAGGDAHALFGLGGLIVGVGIGVLFFRKGFSLGRSQNQGKISGLVLPGIMLSLVVLYLMDPQIPGQPQSGVLFYSIKGPGSQHAPFLLSLGAGLLVGFLAQRSRFCTMGALRDVMLFNQWHLALGFLAMLVAALALNLSLGSFHWGFENQPIAQPDDLWNFLGMVTAGLAFALAGGCPGRQLFMAGEGDNDAAVFAVGLIVGTAMAHNFGMASSGAGIGPHGAAATLSGLVICLFIGFYNCKRGA
- the pyrR gene encoding bifunctional pyr operon transcriptional regulator/uracil phosphoribosyltransferase PyrR — translated: MSSTLLLEKNEMARILDRLASQVLERHARCENVMLVGIQRRGADLARRLGALIEARLGAPVPLGTLDINLYRDDWTSLEGKPHIGQSNIPGSVDERVILLVDDVLFSGRTVRAALEALLDYGRPRAVELLVLIDRGHRELPIHADYVGRVVNTSRHEHVDVLLEERDGEDAVRLGDS